In one window of Streptomyces griseus subsp. griseus DNA:
- a CDS encoding glycoside hydrolase family 1 protein: MPNTPGPALPEGFLMGASTAAHQVEGNNVSSDWWAVENRPGTFVAERSGDAVDSFHRWPEDMDLLSGLGFNAYRFSIEWARIEPERGHISRAAIAHYRAMVQGALERGLTPVVTLHHFTSPHWFSALGGWSAPESTDLFAAYAEVATEILAAGVRHVATINEPNMVALMHTIVRRMGLGQETAPAPEGTERSGAAAFDPATVDPDPEVTQALIRAHRAARSVLKAADPGLQVGWTVANQVYQAEPGAAEAAAAYAWPREDVFLHASREDDWVGVQAYTRHRIGPDGPLPVEPGAETTLTGWEFYPEALGEAIRHTAEVVGPHVAVLVTENGIATDDDERRVAYTTRALAGVAEALRDGIDVRGYLHWTALDNYEWGSYRPTFGLVAVDRETFARTPKPSAHWLGALARAGRLPGPEPEPAAVPAGGRHAG; encoded by the coding sequence CTGCCGAACACCCCCGGACCCGCCCTGCCGGAGGGCTTCCTCATGGGGGCGTCCACCGCCGCCCACCAGGTCGAGGGGAACAACGTGTCCAGCGACTGGTGGGCCGTCGAGAACCGCCCGGGCACCTTCGTCGCGGAACGCAGCGGTGACGCGGTCGACAGCTTCCACCGCTGGCCGGAGGACATGGACCTGCTCAGCGGACTCGGCTTCAACGCCTACCGGTTCTCCATCGAGTGGGCCCGGATCGAACCCGAGCGCGGACACATCTCCCGGGCGGCGATCGCCCACTACCGGGCCATGGTCCAGGGGGCGCTGGAGCGCGGTCTCACCCCGGTGGTGACCCTGCACCACTTCACCTCGCCGCACTGGTTCAGCGCGCTCGGCGGCTGGAGCGCCCCGGAGTCCACCGACCTCTTCGCCGCCTACGCCGAGGTGGCCACCGAGATCCTCGCCGCCGGCGTCCGCCATGTGGCGACCATCAACGAACCGAACATGGTCGCGCTGATGCACACGATCGTCCGCCGCATGGGGCTCGGACAGGAGACAGCCCCGGCGCCCGAGGGAACGGAGCGGTCCGGTGCGGCCGCCTTCGACCCCGCCACGGTCGACCCCGACCCGGAGGTCACCCAGGCCCTCATCCGCGCCCACCGGGCGGCCCGCAGCGTCCTGAAGGCGGCCGACCCCGGGCTCCAGGTCGGATGGACGGTCGCCAACCAGGTCTACCAGGCCGAACCCGGAGCGGCGGAGGCCGCCGCCGCGTACGCCTGGCCCCGTGAGGACGTCTTCCTCCACGCCTCCCGTGAGGACGACTGGGTCGGGGTGCAGGCCTACACCCGCCACCGGATCGGCCCGGACGGTCCGCTGCCGGTGGAGCCGGGCGCGGAGACGACGCTGACCGGCTGGGAGTTCTACCCCGAGGCGCTCGGCGAGGCGATCCGCCACACCGCCGAGGTGGTCGGCCCGCACGTCGCGGTCCTGGTCACCGAGAACGGCATCGCCACCGACGACGACGAACGCCGCGTCGCCTACACCACCCGGGCGTTGGCCGGGGTGGCGGAGGCGCTGCGGGACGGGATCGACGTACGCGGCTATCTGCACTGGACCGCGCTGGACAACTACGAATGGGGCTCCTACCGGCCCACCTTCGGGCTCGTCGCGGTCGACCGGGAGACCTTCGCCCGGACCCCGAAGCCGTCCGCCCACTGGCTCGGCGCCCTGGCCCGCGCCGGACGCCTCCCGGGCCCGGAGCCGGAGCCCGCGGCCGTGCCCGCCGGTGGCCGGCACGCCGGTTAG